The genomic DNA CTGAGTGGGATATATTGGTTATGTTCTGTTTGAGTCTTGAATTGCTTTGTTAACTTTCTATTCAACATGTTTTTCTTGGATTGGAGGGTAATTACTAGTGAATTATTTATGGTTCTTGGATTTTCACGGAGTTTAAATGCTAGTTGATGAAAGCTAACCTGCTGAGTGATGAGGTTGTTATTATTATATAACTTGGGTAAATGGGGACAATTTTGAACTTAATGGAATGAACTACAGTAGAATAGGATTTTAAATACTAGTTTTGATGAAAGCTAACATGGAAATTACAAGATAGTGAATTTTTTGTTTCTTGGTCCTTTTCTGTTGTTCTTGATTGATGCTTATTGTTCTTAACTGTTGTTTTTCACTATGTCTGGTGGACAGTTTGCAACAGATGCATAAGCAAGAAGATTCAAGAAGATGATCTGAACAGCTGCCCTGTATGCAAAGTTTATCTTGGTTGTATGCCAATAGATAAAATAAGGTAAGCGGAAATTTTATCATATTAACCAAAGCTGAAAACTAAGTACAATTTTTCTTTCAATTTAAATGTAACAGATTGAATGTAGATAAGTAGTGCATGTAATTACATGAAGCAGTTTAGGGGGTACTGTATGAAATTTTGTATTCTACGGCTACACACACATGTAATATAGAACATCATTCTATGGATTCATATTATTTTTCATATAGCATGCATAAAAATAAAAAGAGTACTAGAAATGAATTGAGGGAATTTGCCTAAAATAGTGTGACTATGAGGCAGTCAGAGGTCTGATTAAAGTTGTCAATATTTCTTATACATCAAACTATATGTTCAGGCCAGACCACAACTGGAGTGTGATACGAGCAGCGATTTTCCCCTCTCTAGGACAAGAAGAGAAAGAAGATGATGAACTATACAAGGAAAGTGGGatattaaatggagaagctaAGCAACCTATCACAATGCCTGCTAAAAGAAAGCAGAGATCTCTCTCTTCTTTGGAGAACAAAGTAAACGCATCTGGTTTAAATTGTACGGGTAGTCAAAGAAAATCCATTGCAAGAAAAGCGTTTTCATCAGAAGGATCAGCTACCTTCATTCAGAACGGACATAAATCAGTGGAAGCACGCTCAGAGGGCAAAAGATTTTCCAAGAATTTAGATAACTGTGCTCCGGATGATAAGCAGGCTGGTCTCCATGTATGTGTATttgataatctctctctctctctctcccccacTTGTGGACTGCGTAATTCTCTTGATTGTAAAAGGATATGCTTAGGTAGAAATTATTACAAAGTTTTTTAGGACTATGAGCTAGTCTATAAATGATCATGTTTTTAACAAATCAGTGGCCATATTGAAATTTGTCCATAGGCCTTAAGTTGATGAACTAATTATGTATATATTTCGATTGTGCATAATTCTTCGGCTGTGAAGTCCTCCAAGAAACATATTACTACAGTAGGCAGAGAGAAAACTCAAAGAATTGACAAAAAAATTGAGCTGGTGAATAATTTGTTGAAACCTCTAGAAGATATAGCAGAAgcagaaaaaaagaaaaacaataaaacTGTTCCAGAGGAGGACATGTCCAGTAGCAAGCTTGTAAACATTTCCAAAACCGAAGCCAGCTCAGAAAAGAAGTTGATAAGCTACAACGCTGATGTCGAAACTCAATCTACTCCACTATCACTTCCGACGCTCACGCCTGTAAGAAAGAATCGTGGTCGGCCCAAAAAGACAGTCGAGCCTCAGGGATTGATTCATGCACAAACCATTGTTGATACTACAAGCAGTCACCATGCTAAGAGAGTAGTTCCGATTTGGATTTCCTTGGTTTCTTCTGTTAATCAGTGAGCTCATACTCTTACTATAATAATGTTCTTCCACAGTAAGCTAAATTTTGTTAGTTCATTAATatatttctgttttaaaaatatttgtgtTTGTGCTTATTGTGTATGTTCTTAGGGATGGAGTTGAATCGCTACCACAGATTCCTCGTTGCTACTTGATGATAAAGTGAGTTATTAATTGCTATCACTCAGATCCCGTTATTAAATCACAATATAAATGGCTTGACAGTATATTATATCTCCACCATGCGGCTCCTCATTCCTAATACTGTAATACACATATTTAGTACTTCCATTTCAAAGCAAGAATGATTTCTTTACAGTGTGGTAGATAAATAATATTTTACTTTATTATGGTAATTAGTTGCATAATGTATCAACATTATGGTAGTTACTAATTAGTAGATGTCAATTACCTGGCTAATTCTTAGGCACTATGCCGCCTCATTCAGAAGTTTTCTGTCCTGTCAAGTGAAAAATATCAGTCACTAATGTATTGGCAACAATTCTTTGAGGCTTCGGTTTCTTTTGAGCATTGCAATTGTCTAATTGGCATGAAAATGCATGCACACCTGTATGCTGATGAGTTTAGATATGATAGCCTACTCTCTACTTACTATCTTGTGCTTTCTGTTCAATTAGCATCTTGCAAAATCACTAATTCTTGTTTTAACTTTAACGTTATTTTGGTGTCCTAGGAATGATACTCTAACAATTTCATTTATCAAGAAGTACCTTGTGCAGAAACTGGAACTTGAGAGGGAAGACGAGGTAAGTTAAATCATCTTATATTGTACCATGGTTGTACATATTCCCAACATTGTGTAATTAGATCATTGTATGTAGAtgttatatatatgtgtgtgaagGGATATATGGTTAATGCTGGCACTAAATGTAAATTAGTATTTCTGATTGTTTTCAAAATGTGCCATAAATAGGTGGAGATCAGTTTGTGGGGTATACAGCTTCCTCAAGATTTGGAGCTGCATCAATTAGTTGATATGTGGTCACAGAAAATATCAGATTCAGAAAAGTTGCAAGCAGCGGTGGGAGACTCGGCTGAGGATTTTGTTATGGTTCTTACTTATGGTCGAAAAGATCCGGATCAGTAAGCAAAGCCTAGAGGCCTCTTTAATCAGAGTGAATTTTTGAACTATATGTAGTCTTATACTGGGTTGGTATAATACAAAAGAGAACTTTTAGCCAACTTCCCTTACAGTTCTGGCATGTGTTAGTAGCACATGTCTTAAAAATTACCTTTGACTGATGcacatttttttttaattttgtttttctgtGACAACAAGTTAAATTCGTGCCAGATTGTGCATGTGTGGTAACAGACCTTAAATTTGTCCGTACCTTTGTGAAAGCGTGCATGTCTTAGAGGTAGTGAACATCCTCAGCGAGAGCCAACTAGCCCATTAATTTATCCTTTGCTATTCATTTCATGCCTTTGTAACAGCGCTTGCGACTAAGAGGCATTGAGCCTCCACCTCAGCCAGAGCCAACTCATTACCTTTCCTCTTTTGTCTTTGTTCTATGTCCTAGGTGCCCAAAAAAAGATCAGTAAGTAGTTCTGAAACATATTCGGTCACTGAATCATATACTGAAACTTCTATGGTTAGCGTAGAAAAAATCACACTCTGCACTATATAGTTAGCTACATTTAGCTAGATATAATTTTATTACCTGAAACTATGACTGTAACTTGAATGGTTTCTTCTATTAGAGTTTGTTAGTTTCCAGTTTCCACGGAAATCCTTAACTTCAATAGCAATAGTTTCTGTGTTCAAGTGTTCATATCAAATTTATTAATCAAACTTCATAAATGAAGATGGTGTATGCTACCGGAATACAGTGTGATAAGTCTCtgatattatttaatatttaagccttaatttttaaagaaatcttttctttatttaattatccaacccccttaaatgATGATGTTATCTTATATTTATAGAAAGTCTCAAATGAGCTTTTTTTTACAAATGGGCCTTCTTGGGTTTTACATTAGAGTTCAATAACTACTAAGACTTAATGGACCCCTTTCTCTCGGTCCAAACTCCAACATTTGTCTCCCTCTTTTTTCTGAGCGGATATCTTTAGATTTGCTTTGCgatatttttcttttgttcccCGTGAATAGGACACCAAGAGAAATAATAAAATGTTATTTATGTTATTAGTTAGTGCgggaataataaaataaaatagaattaaaaaaaaataaagacCACAGTGAGATATTGTAATAAGAGGGGTTCGTTTGTTTTCTTATTTGtctttattattatatatatttttatattttttcaaaCGTATATAATCATTTTTTTGCTAGCCATTTTGACGATTGATAATTGGACTGTTCGGCTTCACCCTATCTCAACAAAAAGGAATGATGCGCTCTCTTCTTTCTCCACCGTCTGCCACCAACTCTGTAAGTTCTTTCTCCTCCACCTCGTTACCACCGTTTTCTTTATTTCTTTGTTAGGTTTATTTATTATCAGAAACTTAGGTTTGTTGTTATTCCCGTTGTAATGGCTGATGGTAGTTCTTCATCTTCTCGCACCCTTGCCAACCGGAATCCTGAGAAAAGACCCCTCGATGAAGGTGATCAAGAATCTATTTTAAATCTGAATAATTTGGAGATCCCCGACTTGGCCAAATGTGGTTCCTTTGATTTTTTTAGAGGAAGATGAATTCTTGAAAGGTATTCCTGATGGCCCGCTTCCCTCGCCTTCTCTGAGTCCTCGTACCCTAGAGTTTAGGAGTAGGGTTGTAGAGGAAAACCTTCGACTAGGTAGGGATGAGTTTGCAGATAAGTCAAGCCTTAACTATCTTAGTTATTACATTACTAAAAATCCGCCAGTGGATAAGTTGAAGGTATATATTGACTTGGAGAATGAGTATCGATATCGTGCCCCGACTACAGATGAGCGCGTGTGGATGATGCCGAAATTTGGGATGCACGGTATTCCGTTGATTTTATTCCATTTTGGGGTTTCGGTTACCGATGTATCCTCTTTTCCTTGCAATGTATGAGGCTATTGGATGTGGGATAAGTCAGTTAACGCCTAACTCCATTGCCCAACTTAGTGGATTTGTGGCCTTGTGTTGTGACAGGAACATGATCCCCTCGATGAAGCCGTTTTTCTCAATATATGGGGTTCGCTACCATGAGGGTCAGGTTTACTTCCTCCCGACATAAGAGAATGAAAATTGTTAGTGTGAGGTCGTCGAACTCCGGGTATCATGCGAAGTGGTTGTATGTCGGGGGTCCGGATTTGGAGTTTGTGAAGCCCAATAGCAAAGTTAGTCAGGTGTCGATTGATTATTTGAACAATTTGGAGGAATATGATACGTCATATCTCAACGAGTTTCATGGGTTGATTTCGTTATATACCCATTTACAGTTGTCGGATTCTAAATTTTTGGAGATTTATGATTGTAAGCGGGGATGTCCTTGATAGTTTCTCTTTTGTTTAATATGCACTTGTTTGTTGTGAAAAAATTGCATGTATACTTTATCCCCCCCtttttttgtttattattattattttttttacttgaccttttttttattttttgtttacATCTCAGTAGCTGGAGCTTTTTTGAAGAAGTTTCTAAACAGCGGTATCCGAGAGGAAATGGACAAAGCGATGTTGTTGCTTGTCCAGATGGCGTCCCGTGGTGCTGTGGATGTTTCCAAGGTCGGCCCATCGAAGCCTAGGAATTTTGTATCCATCGAGCTTCTCAATGACCAAGGCAATAAAGTGACAGAGGATCGGGGAAGGGTTTTATAGGAGGCTGAGCCCGTCAACCCTCGTAAACGTCTCCGTCGCGGGGTCGATGGTGAGGAGAATGTTGAGGGTGTTGCTGGTGGAGTTGAGGTGGCAGCTAGGACGGTGAATAAGACCGTTACTTTGGTTGGAAACCATATTTTGATGACGAACACCGTCGACCCTCGATCTAGGAGGGAGGCTATTAGGGTGGAGATTCAGCCCACCGAGCGTTGGACCGGCAGGGCCACCGTGCCTTTGAGAGCTCTTAAGATATTCAATCTTCCTCAAGACGCAGTTGCTTACGAGGGCCGGCGTCGAGATGAGCTTGTGGACCGATGCAAAGATCGAGCTGGTCTGGTATGAATATATTTTTTTGTTTCCATTGCATCAGTTTTACTTTTGCTAGTTGTATTTATTTGTTATTGTTCTTTTGTCTTTCTTGCTTTGACAGTTCCTTGCAGATTTTATGCATATTATGGAAGAGTTTAAAGCTGATAGCGATGGTGAGGTTCATGCGAAGCTGGAGGCTGAGATAACTACTCTTAAGGGGGAAAAGAAGAAGATTGGGGCCAGTTATTCTGAGTTGGAAAAGAGATCAGGGGATTTGGCCAGTGCAAACTCTGTGTTATCTAAGAAGATTGGAGAAATGGAGGTTGCGGAGCAATCGTTGACTAATAAAGTTTTCGAGCTCGAGACACGGCTCTAGGAGGTAGAAAAGGAACGCGATGAGGAAAAGACTAAGCGCGAGGGCTTGGATCGTCAGATCGATGATATGAATGGGTCATACAGGTTGATAGTTGaggagaatgaaagcttgaagcTCAAGGTGCAGAAGGGGCTGGGGGACATTACTGAGGCTCTCGGCGACGGTTATGATCGATGCGTCCGCCGGATGACCGAGGCTGGGATCAACGTGGAAGGTCATACCTTTGAGGATTATCTGCGAGACTTGGTAGCTTCGCAGGATGTGGATCGTGAAGGCGAGGAATGCCCCGTGAATTGATGTAATAACTTACTTGCTACTCTTGTTATCCCTGGTTTCTGTGAACTACGTTAGTCGTTTGGATTTGGGATTTTATGTTCTCTTTCTAAGTATTTGCTTGTTTTATTATATCTATGAAGATTTGCAAATGTAGTTTTGCCATCCATGTTTTATTTGATCAAAAATTTTGTTTGTCGTTGGGTAGCGGTTTGCAAATATAGTTTTGTTACTACCTTGATTTTGTTTGGCTTACAAACCTGGTAACTTTTCTTTGTTAATTTTGGAGTTAGCCGTTTTATATTATGTTGTGGGAGTTGTTACAATTTTTTCAGGCTTTGAGTCGTCACGGTGTTGCATTTTTCATATTTTTCAATTAGATGAGCTATGTGGGAACATGTTATTAGAATCTTAAAGATTTTTTCTTTTTTGTGATCATGATAAGATTGCTTGGTATATTTTGACTTTTCACCTGTGTAAGTCTTCCCTTCACCCTCTGTTTTTTTGAAGAATGAAAGGCATTCCAAATGCTTAAATTGTCATAAATTAAAGGTCCCTCGATGGGGGTCTCACAACGACCCTCATTGCATCGAGGGTTGGTGTTTGATATGGCAAACATTTCCTTAGAGTTGCAAGTGCTACAGACAGAAACATATTACTGATAATTTTTTTGAGATGAATGCCATTCCAGGCATTTTTAATTGGCCGACCATCAAGATGTGCATGCTCATAAGTCCCCGCGCTAACCACCTTCACGACCCGATATGGGCTCTCCCATGCTGGTTTGAACTTTCCCGATATCGTTGGTTGGGATGCAGCGGAGTCTCGAAGTACGAGATCATCGACTCTAAGGCTCTTGGTTCTGAGGTGTTGTCCTGTAAGACCATAACACATTCGGCAGTTCATCAACCCAACAATGAGGGATTTCTTTAATTCTTTTCTTTAGTCCTTGTAGAATGGTTCTATTCGTTACTTCTGCAAGGCCATTGGCCTGTGGGTATGCAACTAAGGCCTTGATGTGTTGGATTTTTAGCTCCTCTAGAGCTCTCTCAAACTGAGCTCCCACAAATTGTGTGCCATTATCAGAAACTAAAATTCTTGGGATTCCGAACCGAAATACAACATACTCCATAAAGAACTCAATCATCTCTTTATCTCTGATCTTAGAAAGGGGCTTCTCCTCGACCCACTTGGTTGTATAATCCACCGCGACC from Apium graveolens cultivar Ventura chromosome 5, ASM990537v1, whole genome shotgun sequence includes the following:
- the LOC141662009 gene encoding E3 ubiquitin protein ligase DRIP2-like; its protein translation is MKMAMRNKEIGFESSRANKGVLAKLLTCAICNNIISDPVNITECLHIFCNRCISKKIQEDDLNSCPVCKVYLGCMPIDKIRPDHNWSVIRAAIFPSLGQEEKEDDELYKESGILNGEAKQPITMPAKRKQRSLSSLENKVNASGLNCTGSQRKSIARKAFSSEGSATFIQNGHKSVEARSEGKRFSKNLDNCAPDDKQAGLHSSKKHITTVGREKTQRIDKKIELVNNLLKPLEDIAEAEKKKNNKTVPEEDMSSSKLVNISKTEASSEKKLISYNADVETQSTPLSLPTLTPVRKNRGRPKKTVEPQGLIHAQTIVDTTSSHHAKRVVPIWISLVSSVNQDGVESLPQIPRCYLMIKNDTLTISFIKKYLVQKLELEREDEVEISLWGIQLPQDLELHQLVDMWSQKISDSEKLQAAVGDSAEDFVMVLTYGRKDPDQ